A DNA window from Caretta caretta isolate rCarCar2 chromosome 7, rCarCar1.hap1, whole genome shotgun sequence contains the following coding sequences:
- the NUDT22 gene encoding uridine diphosphate glucose pyrophosphatase NUDT22 yields MDPEISIMLQCPSPKGLAETEVQAELSPAYNRRQLPGGQAWIDAVWEARCSHSPWLFNGSKFRLHSAQLDGGSLTFRLGLTCYKDFLGTNRAGMARHLQQQGQQDFGDSQAYLAEPLGVGAMVHTADDCFIFLRRSLRVGEAPGLVDIPGGHPEPQAVVGDVPEESIRSEDLPRQMVVKEIFTSILREIRDEVNLSLPTLSQPVLLGIARNQTSAGRASAEFYVRCSLTSEQVKQRYEIGGPEAQESTGIIFIKREDVLTLEQTGEMWRELCPSAKGAVRLYTLVQGGGQ; encoded by the exons ATGGACCCTGAGATCTCTATCATGCTGCAGTGTCCGTCTCCCAAGGGCCTGGCAGAGACAGAGGTGCAGGCTGAGCTCTCCCCAGCCTACAACCGACGCCAGCTGCCTGGGGGCCAGGCCTGGATCGACGCTGTCTGGGAGGCCCGGTGCAGCCACAGCCCCTGGCTTTTCAACGGCTCCAAATTCCGGCTACACTCAGCCCAGCTGGATGGGGGCTCCCTGACCTTTCGCCTGGGCCTCACCTGCTACAAGGACTTCCTGGGCACCAACCGGGCTGGCATGGCCAGGCACCttcagcagcaggggcagcaggacTTTGGGGACAGCCAGGCCTACCTGGCAGAGCCACTGGGAGTGGGTGCCATGGTGCATACTGCCGATGACTGCTTCATCTTCCTAAGGCGCAGCCTGAGGGTGGGCGAGGCACCTGGCCTCGTAGACATCCCCGGGGGGCATCCTGAGCCACAG GCTGTGGTGGGGGACGTCCCAGAAGAATCCATCCGTTCGGAGGATCTCCCCAGACAGATGGTCGTCAAGGAGATCTTCACCTCCATCCTGCGGGAGATCCGAGATGAG GTCAACCTGTCACTGCCCACCCTAAGCCAGCCAGTGCTGCTGGGCATTGCTCGGAACCAGACCAGCGCAGGTCGGGCCAGCGCTGAGTTCTATGTCAG gtgCAGTCTGACGTCGGAGCAGGTGAAGCAGAGATATGAGATCGGGGGGCCTGAAGCTCAGGAATCCACTGGCATCATCTTTATCAAGAGAGAG GACGTCCTGACTCTGGAGCAGACCGGAGAGATGTGGAGGGAGCTGTGCCCATCTGCCAAGGGGGCTGTCAGACTCTACACCCtggtgcagggtggggggcagtga